In Erigeron canadensis isolate Cc75 chromosome 7, C_canadensis_v1, whole genome shotgun sequence, one DNA window encodes the following:
- the LOC122606574 gene encoding uncharacterized protein LOC122606574 produces the protein MEKNTREYLKVTQQDTEWITRLNISPRQNEYSDTFYDYFSLKGIRVDTLQPGSIACSFTVPSRLTDRNGDLAVGAIANIVDAIGGAMAYENDAPMKFSVDMSISYLSKAKLNDEMEISAKLIGGKGGYAGTLVVLKNKLTGEIIAEGRHSLFCNPASKL, from the exons ATGGAGAAAAACACAAGAGAGTATCTGAAAGTAACCCAACAAGATACAGAATGGATTACCCGACTCAACATCTCCCCGCGACAAAATGAGTACTCAGACACATTCTATGATTACTTTTCACTAAAGGGTATACGAGTAGATACATTGCAGCCCGGTTCCATAGCTTGCTCCTTCACAGTTCCATCGCGCCTTACT GATAGAAATGGAGATTTGGCAGTGGGTGCAATTGCAAATATAGTAGATGCAATTGGTGGTGCTATGGCGTACGAAAACGATGCACCTATGAAATTTTCGGTGGATATGTCTATTTCTTATCTTTCTAAGGCCAAGCTCAAC GATGAAATGGAGATTAGTGCAAAGCTTATAGGTGGAAAAGGGGGATATGCGGGTACTCTTGTCGTTCTAAAGAACAAATTAACCGGAGAAATTATTGCTGAAGGACGACATTCGTTATTTTGTAACCCGGCGAGTAAACTGTAA